One Vicinamibacterales bacterium DNA window includes the following coding sequences:
- a CDS encoding lipopolysaccharide biosynthesis protein, producing the protein MAPTLSLTERTAGAVQWRFAGSALNVLSQLAIGVVLARLLTPADFGVIALAAIVLGVARPFGELGIGNALVQRARVTDRHLRSAFTFSTLLSLVVTAAIAAGATRIARLLGDVHAAGILRLLVIGFAFQGMSVVSSSLLRRDLDFRKQFFIDTASFVVGYGGVAIVLALLGYGVWSLAWGSTAQLAIAATARFAVVRHPTSPLLAPRELGELLTFGLGAAGVSVVSYVALNGDNYVVGRWMGTGSLGLYGRAYALMNTPYLSAANVMSGVLFPAFSRVQHEPARLRRAYLVATRLTATIAAPILAALAIAAPHLILGIYGPQWRGTVAPLQILCVAGYFRALYHLGGIVSQSAGRVYSELWRQALYACLVVAGAIVGSRFDISGVAAGVGMAILYMFIATGHLALKTTQTSWRTYFAAQRTAGIAAVVTAGVALTVRLALEAARIPSVWITAAIVVSAAVPFALAVLSALGEPDLEPLRTQLPRWCVQLVDLVGSRTP; encoded by the coding sequence ATGGCGCCGACCCTCAGCCTGACCGAGCGAACGGCAGGCGCCGTGCAGTGGCGATTCGCCGGCTCGGCGCTGAACGTCCTGTCGCAGCTCGCCATCGGCGTCGTCCTGGCGCGGCTGCTCACGCCGGCCGACTTCGGCGTGATCGCGCTGGCCGCCATCGTGCTCGGTGTGGCACGGCCGTTTGGCGAGCTTGGCATCGGCAACGCCCTCGTGCAGCGGGCCCGCGTGACCGACCGTCACCTTCGATCCGCGTTCACGTTCTCGACGCTCCTGAGCCTTGTCGTGACCGCGGCCATCGCGGCCGGCGCGACGAGGATCGCGCGGCTGCTCGGCGATGTGCACGCGGCGGGCATCCTCCGGCTGCTGGTGATCGGCTTCGCCTTTCAGGGGATGTCCGTCGTGTCGTCGTCGCTGCTCCGCCGCGACCTCGACTTCAGGAAGCAGTTCTTCATCGACACCGCCAGTTTCGTCGTCGGCTACGGCGGCGTGGCGATCGTGCTGGCGCTGCTTGGCTACGGCGTCTGGAGTCTGGCGTGGGGCAGCACGGCGCAACTGGCCATTGCGGCGACCGCCCGCTTCGCGGTGGTCCGCCATCCCACGAGTCCGCTGCTCGCACCGCGGGAGCTCGGGGAGTTGCTGACGTTCGGACTCGGCGCGGCCGGAGTCAGCGTCGTGAGCTATGTGGCGCTCAACGGCGACAATTACGTCGTCGGCCGCTGGATGGGCACGGGCAGCCTCGGTCTGTACGGCCGGGCGTATGCGCTGATGAACACGCCCTACCTGAGCGCGGCCAACGTGATGTCGGGCGTGCTCTTTCCGGCATTCTCACGCGTCCAGCACGAGCCCGCGCGACTCCGGCGCGCCTATCTGGTGGCGACGCGGCTCACCGCGACGATTGCGGCTCCCATTCTGGCGGCGCTGGCGATTGCGGCTCCGCATCTGATCCTCGGGATTTACGGACCGCAGTGGCGCGGCACGGTGGCGCCGCTTCAGATTCTGTGCGTCGCCGGTTACTTTCGCGCGCTCTACCACCTCGGCGGCATCGTCTCGCAGAGCGCGGGCCGCGTCTACAGCGAGCTCTGGCGACAAGCCCTCTACGCCTGTCTGGTGGTCGCCGGCGCGATCGTCGGCTCGCGCTTCGACATCAGCGGGGTGGCGGCAGGGGTCGGCATGGCGATCCTCTACATGTTCATCGCGACCGGGCACCTGGCGCTGAAGACGACCCAGACGTCGTGGCGGACGTATTTCGCGGCGCAGCGAACGGCGGGAATCGCCGCCGTCGTGACCGCCGGTGTGGCGCTGACGGTCCGCCTGGCACTCGAGGCGGCGCGGATTCCGAGTGTGTGGATCACCGCGGCGATCGTGGTGTCGGCTGCAGTGCCGTTCGCCCTGGCGGTACTGAGCGCGTTGGGGGAGCCCGATCTCGAGCCGCTGCGTACGCAGCTGCCGCGCTGGTGCGTCCAACTTGTCGATCTCGTCGGGTCTCGAACGCCCTGA
- a CDS encoding DUF5658 family protein: MGTSRFVLTIFVILQVADGLMTFGAVRVFGPAAEGNPVLQMWIQLLGPGITLLTAKMLACAAASLLYVSGRRRTLVALTTLLVFSAVGPWLALLGELS, from the coding sequence GTGGGCACCTCGCGTTTCGTGCTGACGATTTTCGTGATTCTTCAGGTCGCCGACGGACTGATGACCTTCGGGGCAGTGCGCGTGTTCGGCCCGGCGGCCGAAGGCAATCCGGTCTTACAGATGTGGATCCAACTGCTCGGACCGGGGATCACACTCCTGACCGCCAAGATGCTGGCGTGCGCCGCCGCGTCGCTGCTCTACGTCTCGGGCCGGCGGCGTACGCTCGTCGCGCTCACGACGCTGCTCGTGTTTTCCGCCGTCGGTCCGTGGCTCGCGCTGCTCGGCGAGCTGTCGTGA
- a CDS encoding glycosyltransferase: protein MDISVVVPFHNEQAYITRCVEALLSQDYPRDRYEIVLVDSNSTDRSADIVRQYSDVRLLSESTPGSYAARNRGVAASGGATIAFTDSDCAPDRTWLSTIHEELSVPGTQVVLGRARYATESLTLSMLANYETAKAAYVFSSRNGEIYYGYTNNMAVRRPAFDAVGPFEAWMRGADTIFVCRLAEAFSADAVRYSPQMNIQHLEMTSAWTWLGKKHLYGRSAQRSRAFARRRPLTRDERLTIYKETIRAHRYSVPQSMLLTALLGAGWLSYELGQRRPGRPAIPEAASR, encoded by the coding sequence ATGGACATCTCAGTCGTCGTCCCGTTCCACAACGAGCAGGCCTACATCACGCGCTGCGTCGAGGCGCTGCTGTCGCAGGACTATCCGAGAGACCGCTACGAAATCGTGCTGGTGGACAGCAACTCGACCGACCGGTCCGCGGACATCGTCCGGCAGTATTCCGACGTGCGGCTGCTTTCGGAATCGACGCCCGGCTCCTATGCCGCGCGAAACCGGGGGGTCGCCGCGAGCGGCGGCGCGACCATCGCGTTTACCGATTCGGACTGCGCACCAGACCGGACCTGGCTGTCGACCATTCACGAAGAACTGTCGGTGCCCGGCACACAGGTCGTACTCGGCCGGGCCCGCTACGCAACCGAGTCGCTCACGCTCTCGATGCTGGCCAACTACGAGACCGCCAAAGCGGCCTACGTCTTTTCCAGCCGCAACGGCGAGATCTATTACGGGTACACCAACAACATGGCGGTGCGCCGCCCGGCGTTCGACGCCGTCGGACCCTTCGAGGCGTGGATGCGTGGAGCCGACACCATCTTCGTCTGTCGCCTGGCGGAAGCCTTCTCGGCGGATGCGGTCAGATACTCGCCGCAGATGAACATCCAGCATCTGGAGATGACGAGCGCGTGGACGTGGCTTGGAAAGAAGCACTTGTACGGACGAAGCGCGCAGCGTTCCAGGGCGTTTGCGCGGCGCCGTCCGCTGACGCGTGACGAACGCCTGACGATTTACAAGGAGACGATCCGCGCGCACCGCTATTCCGTTCCCCAATCGATGCTGCTGACCGCGCTGCTCGGCGCCGGCTGGCTTTCGTACGAGCTGGGACAACGCCGCCCTGGCCGGCCGGCGATTCCGGAAGCGGCGTCGCGGTGA